One Mycobacterium kubicae genomic window carries:
- the rplS gene encoding 50S ribosomal protein L19: MNRLDFVDQTSLRDDIPAFHPGDTINVHVKVIEGAKERIQVFKGVVIRRQGGGIRETFTVRKESYGVGVERTFPVHSPNIDHIEVVTRGDVRRAKLYYLRELRGKKAKIKEKR, encoded by the coding sequence ATGAACAGGCTGGACTTCGTCGATCAGACGTCGCTGCGCGACGACATCCCGGCCTTCCACCCGGGTGACACCATCAACGTCCACGTCAAGGTGATCGAGGGCGCCAAGGAACGTATCCAGGTGTTCAAGGGCGTGGTGATCCGCCGGCAGGGTGGCGGTATCCGCGAGACGTTCACGGTGCGCAAGGAGAGCTACGGCGTCGGCGTCGAGCGGACCTTCCCGGTGCACTCGCCGAACATCGACCATATCGAGGTGGTGACTCGTGGCGACGTCCGTCGCGCCAAGCTGTACTACCTACGTGAACTACGGGGCAAGAAAGCCAAGATCAAAGAGAAGCGCTGA
- a CDS encoding metal-dependent hydrolase family protein — protein sequence MPLHVRGVGLPEEQTIDLWVADGHLSTEPVDDAETIFGASGDGWILPGLVDLHCHIGLGAQGGVEMDEAIAQAETERDVGVLLVRDCGVPIDTRSLDDRTDLPRIIRAGRHLARPKRYIPGFAIELEDQAQLPDAVVEQARLGDGWIKLIGDWIDRQLGDLAPLWSDDVLVAAIDAAHAHGARVTAHVFGEDALPGLINAGIDCIEHGTGLTDDTIALMLEHGTALVPTMINLENFPGIADSAGRYPTYAAHMRDLYARSNQRLSAAWAAGVPVYAGSDAGGMIRHGRIAEEVAALTTIGMSPTEALGAACWDARRWLGRPGLDHGAPADLLCYSQDPRLGPDVLTRPDLIVLGGRVFQPHS from the coding sequence GTGCCCCTGCACGTGCGCGGTGTCGGCCTGCCCGAGGAGCAGACCATCGACCTGTGGGTCGCCGACGGCCACCTGAGCACCGAGCCGGTTGACGACGCCGAGACCATCTTCGGGGCATCGGGTGACGGATGGATCCTGCCCGGGCTGGTCGATCTGCACTGCCACATCGGGCTGGGCGCTCAGGGCGGCGTCGAAATGGACGAGGCGATCGCGCAGGCCGAGACCGAACGCGACGTCGGCGTCCTGCTGGTGCGCGACTGCGGCGTACCCATCGACACCCGCAGCCTCGACGACCGCACCGACCTGCCCCGCATCATCCGGGCCGGCCGGCACCTGGCCCGGCCCAAGCGCTACATCCCCGGCTTTGCCATCGAACTCGAGGACCAAGCGCAGTTGCCCGACGCTGTGGTCGAGCAGGCCCGGCTCGGCGACGGCTGGATCAAGCTGATCGGTGACTGGATCGACCGCCAACTGGGCGATCTGGCCCCGCTGTGGTCCGACGACGTGCTCGTGGCCGCGATCGACGCCGCCCATGCCCACGGCGCACGCGTCACCGCACACGTCTTCGGCGAGGACGCGCTGCCCGGCCTGATCAACGCCGGGATCGACTGCATCGAACACGGCACCGGCCTCACCGACGACACCATCGCCCTGATGCTCGAGCACGGCACCGCGTTGGTGCCCACCATGATCAACCTGGAAAACTTCCCCGGCATCGCCGACTCCGCGGGGCGCTATCCCACCTACGCCGCGCACATGCGCGATCTGTACGCCCGCAGCAACCAGCGACTGAGCGCGGCGTGGGCGGCGGGCGTGCCGGTGTATGCGGGCAGCGACGCCGGCGGCATGATCAGACACGGCCGCATCGCCGAGGAGGTAGCAGCCCTCACCACCATCGGCATGAGCCCGACCGAGGCGCTCGGCGCCGCCTGCTGGGACGCCCGCCGCTGGCTGGGCCGGCCCGGCCTCGACCACGGGGCGCCGGCGGACCTGTTGTGCTACTCGCAAGATCCACGGCTGGGCCCCGACGTGCTCACTCGACCCGATCTGATCGTGCTGGGCGGCAGGGTGTTTCAGCCGCACAGCTGA
- a CDS encoding CDGP domain-containing protein, translating to MKRSLLAGLAAGLVGAASIVSAPPAGAGCLYGGLSLSRCDGPIDPDGKWQRCVVFYSTYGGAGSRGATRCDMMGPDLHPWGGEFSNPPTHIDD from the coding sequence ATGAAGCGATCCTTATTGGCAGGGCTGGCGGCGGGACTGGTGGGGGCAGCTTCGATCGTCTCGGCGCCACCCGCCGGCGCCGGCTGCCTGTACGGCGGGTTGTCCTTGAGTAGGTGTGACGGACCGATTGATCCGGACGGCAAATGGCAACGCTGCGTGGTGTTCTACTCCACCTACGGCGGAGCGGGTTCCCGCGGCGCCACTCGGTGCGACATGATGGGTCCTGACCTGCATCCTTGGGGTGGCGAATTCAGTAACCCACCCACGCACATCGACGACTGA
- a CDS encoding TetR/AcrR family transcriptional regulator — protein sequence MARTQQQRREETVGRLIQACIDTIMEVGYARASAAVITKRAGVSVGALFRHFETMGDFMAATASEVLRRQLETFTKQVAEIPADRPALQAGLTILRDITTGPINAVLYELMIAARTDEKLKLTMQHELGQYSAKIYDAARALPGADSFPQETLPVIVALLTNLFDGAAVVEGVLPQPKIEQQRIPVLMALLTAALPDLRSP from the coding sequence ATGGCCCGAACTCAGCAGCAGCGCCGCGAGGAAACCGTCGGGCGGCTGATCCAAGCCTGCATCGACACCATCATGGAGGTCGGGTACGCGCGGGCATCGGCTGCGGTCATCACCAAACGCGCCGGGGTGTCGGTGGGTGCGTTGTTCCGGCACTTCGAGACCATGGGCGACTTCATGGCGGCGACCGCCTCGGAGGTGTTGCGCCGTCAGCTCGAGACGTTCACCAAGCAGGTCGCCGAAATTCCGGCGGACCGGCCGGCGCTGCAAGCCGGGCTGACGATACTGCGGGACATCACCACCGGACCCATCAACGCCGTCCTCTACGAACTGATGATCGCCGCCCGCACCGACGAAAAGCTCAAGCTCACCATGCAACACGAGCTTGGGCAGTACTCGGCGAAGATCTACGACGCCGCGCGGGCGTTGCCCGGGGCCGACAGCTTTCCGCAGGAGACGTTGCCGGTCATCGTGGCGCTGCTGACCAACCTGTTCGACGGTGCCGCCGTGGTGGAAGGCGTTCTGCCGCAACCGAAAATCGAGCAGCAGCGGATTCCGGTGCTGATGGCGCTGCTCACCGCGGCGCTGCCGGACCTGCGGTCGCCTTGA
- a CDS encoding RNA-binding protein, translating to MSTVVVDAVEHLVRGIVDNPDDVRVDMVTSRRGRTVEVHVHPDDLGKVIGRGGRTATALRTLVAGIGGRGIRVDVVDTDQ from the coding sequence ATGAGCACCGTTGTGGTGGACGCCGTCGAGCATCTGGTCCGCGGAATCGTCGACAATCCCGACGACGTCCGCGTCGATATGGTGACCAGCCGGCGCGGGCGCACCGTTGAAGTTCATGTCCATCCCGATGACCTGGGCAAGGTGATCGGCCGCGGAGGACGCACGGCGACCGCGTTGCGCACGCTGGTCGCCGGGATCGGTGGCCGCGGCATCCGCGTCGACGTGGTGGACACCGACCAGTAA
- a CDS encoding N-acyl-D-amino-acid deacylase family protein, which produces MTYDVIIRDGLWFDGTGAAPQTRTLGIRDGVVATVSSVSLDETDCPEVIDAAGKWVVPGFIDVHTHYDAEILLDPGLRESVRHGVTTVLLGNCSLSTVYASSEDAADLFSRVEAVPRKFVLDALETNKTWSTAAEYIAAIDALPLGPNVGSLLGHSDLRTAVLGLARATDETVRPTEAELEKMAKLLDEALDAGVLGMSGMDAAIDKLDGDRFRSRALPSTFATWRERRRLISVLRRRGRILQSAPNVASPVSPFMFFLTSSRILNRRKGVRMSMLVSADAKSMPMAVHIFGRGARLLNKILGASVRFQHLPVPFELYSDGIDLPVFEEFGAGTAALHLRDQLQRNELLADKEYRRRFRREFDRKKLGPSLWHRDFHDAVIVECPDKSLVGKSFGVIADERGHHPLDTFLDILVENGERNVRWTTTVANHRPKLLDKLAADPNIHMGFSDAGAHLRNMAFYNFGLRLLKRAREASLAGTPFLTLQRAVYRLTGELAEWFGINAGTLREGDRADFVVIDPAHLDDSVDAYNEEAVPFYGGLRRMVNRNDATVVATGVNGTVVFGNGEFREGYGKTVKSGRYLRAGERHAGTERPALHATA; this is translated from the coding sequence GTGACTTACGACGTGATCATCCGCGACGGACTGTGGTTCGACGGCACCGGCGCTGCGCCGCAGACCCGCACGTTGGGCATCCGCGACGGTGTAGTGGCCACCGTGTCGTCGGTGTCGCTGGACGAGACGGACTGTCCCGAGGTGATCGACGCGGCGGGCAAGTGGGTGGTTCCCGGCTTCATCGACGTGCACACCCACTACGACGCCGAGATCCTGCTCGACCCGGGCCTGCGCGAGTCGGTGCGGCACGGGGTCACCACGGTCCTGCTGGGCAACTGCTCGCTGTCGACGGTGTACGCCAGCTCCGAAGACGCCGCCGACTTGTTCAGCCGGGTCGAGGCGGTGCCGCGCAAGTTCGTCTTGGATGCGCTGGAAACCAACAAGACCTGGTCGACGGCCGCGGAGTACATCGCCGCCATCGATGCGTTGCCGCTGGGGCCGAATGTTGGCTCGCTGCTTGGGCATTCGGACCTGCGCACGGCCGTGTTGGGGCTGGCACGCGCCACCGACGAGACGGTCCGGCCCACCGAGGCCGAACTGGAGAAGATGGCCAAGCTGCTCGACGAGGCGCTCGACGCCGGGGTGCTGGGCATGTCAGGAATGGATGCAGCGATCGACAAGCTCGACGGTGACCGGTTCCGCTCGCGGGCGCTGCCGTCGACGTTCGCGACATGGCGGGAGCGGCGCAGGCTGATCTCCGTGTTGCGCCGGCGCGGCCGAATTTTACAGAGCGCCCCCAACGTCGCCAGCCCGGTGTCCCCGTTCATGTTTTTCCTGACCAGCAGCCGAATCCTCAACCGCCGCAAGGGCGTGCGGATGAGCATGCTGGTGTCCGCCGACGCCAAGTCGATGCCGATGGCGGTGCACATCTTCGGCCGCGGCGCCCGGCTGCTCAACAAGATCCTGGGCGCCAGCGTGCGTTTCCAGCACCTGCCCGTCCCGTTCGAGTTGTACTCCGACGGCATCGACCTGCCGGTCTTCGAAGAGTTCGGCGCGGGCACCGCCGCCCTGCATCTGCGCGATCAGCTGCAGCGCAACGAGTTGCTGGCAGACAAGGAATATCGCCGACGGTTCCGGCGCGAGTTCGACCGCAAGAAACTCGGCCCGTCGTTGTGGCACCGCGACTTCCACGACGCCGTCATCGTCGAATGCCCCGACAAGTCGTTGGTCGGCAAGAGCTTCGGGGTCATCGCCGACGAACGCGGGCACCACCCGCTCGACACGTTCCTCGACATCCTGGTGGAAAACGGTGAGCGCAACGTGCGCTGGACCACCACCGTCGCCAACCACCGGCCCAAGCTGCTCGACAAGCTCGCCGCCGACCCGAACATCCACATGGGCTTCTCCGATGCCGGAGCACACCTGCGCAACATGGCTTTCTACAACTTCGGTCTGCGACTGCTCAAGCGCGCACGGGAGGCCAGCCTTGCCGGCACGCCGTTTCTCACGCTGCAGCGCGCCGTCTACCGGCTGACCGGTGAACTCGCCGAGTGGTTCGGCATCAACGCCGGCACCTTGCGGGAGGGCGACCGCGCCGACTTCGTGGTGATCGACCCGGCCCACCTGGACGACTCGGTGGACGCCTACAACGAAGAGGCCGTGCCGTTCTACGGCGGCCTGCGGCGCATGGTCAACCGCAACGACGCCACCGTCGTCGCCACCGGAGTCAACGGCACCGTGGTGTTCGGCAACGGTGAGTTCCGCGAGGGCTACGGGAAAACCGTCAAGTCCGGCCGGTACCTGCGAGCGGGGGAGCGGCACGCGGGTACCGAGCGGCCCGCTCTGCACGCGACCGCCTGA
- the rpsP gene encoding 30S ribosomal protein S16, with product MAVKIKLTRLGKIRNPQYRIAVADARTRRDGRSIEVIGRYHPKEEPSLIEIDSERAQYWLSVGAQPTEPVLKLLKITGDWQKFKGLPGAEGELKVKPPKPSKLELFNAALAEAEGGPTTEATKPKKKAAPKKAAKADAGTETAEGSAETPAEGGEQPEPATES from the coding sequence ATGGCTGTGAAAATCAAGCTCACCAGGCTGGGCAAAATCCGCAATCCCCAGTACCGCATCGCCGTCGCCGACGCGCGCACCCGCCGCGACGGCCGTTCCATCGAGGTCATCGGCCGCTACCACCCGAAGGAAGAGCCGAGCCTGATCGAGATCGACTCCGAGCGCGCCCAGTACTGGCTTTCCGTGGGTGCCCAGCCCACCGAACCCGTCCTCAAGCTGCTGAAGATCACCGGCGACTGGCAGAAATTCAAAGGCCTGCCCGGCGCCGAAGGCGAATTGAAGGTCAAGCCGCCCAAGCCCAGCAAGCTCGAGCTGTTCAACGCCGCGCTGGCCGAGGCCGAGGGCGGTCCCACCACCGAGGCCACCAAGCCGAAGAAAAAGGCCGCGCCGAAGAAGGCCGCCAAGGCCGACGCGGGTACCGAGACCGCCGAGGGCTCGGCCGAAACCCCGGCTGAGGGTGGCGAGCAGCCCGAGCCGGCCACGGAAAGCTGA
- a CDS encoding alpha/beta hydrolase: protein MLEVIDKGSASPAHPTPLLFVHGGWHGAWCWEHFLDFFADAGYRAVAMSLRGHGASPTSKSLHRCSIVDYLDDIAETADRLGRPPVLIAHSLGGFIVQRFLETHRVPAAVLLASVPPQGVLGLATRVWRRQPWITVRSYATGNLAGFINTAPLARRNLFCAHTPEHIVASCAARVQPEGLRAAMIDAMFRRVRTKRVSTPILVLGATEDGLVSRAEVRATARAYGTQAQFFPNMGHNMMMEPGWVDVAQRIHAWLQQRDPLMS from the coding sequence ATGCTCGAGGTGATCGATAAAGGTTCGGCCTCGCCCGCGCATCCCACCCCGCTGCTGTTCGTGCACGGCGGCTGGCATGGCGCCTGGTGTTGGGAGCACTTCCTGGACTTCTTCGCCGACGCCGGTTATCGCGCCGTCGCGATGAGCCTGCGCGGTCACGGCGCCAGCCCGACCAGCAAATCACTTCACCGGTGTTCGATCGTCGACTACCTCGACGACATCGCCGAGACCGCGGACAGGCTCGGCCGCCCGCCAGTACTGATCGCCCACTCCCTGGGCGGCTTCATCGTGCAGCGCTTCCTGGAGACCCATCGCGTCCCGGCGGCGGTGCTGCTGGCGTCGGTGCCGCCCCAGGGTGTCCTCGGGCTGGCAACGCGGGTGTGGCGGCGCCAACCGTGGATCACCGTTCGGTCGTACGCGACGGGCAACTTGGCCGGATTCATCAACACTGCACCCTTGGCCCGGCGGAACCTGTTCTGCGCGCACACCCCGGAGCACATCGTCGCGTCGTGCGCGGCGCGCGTTCAGCCCGAGGGCCTTCGCGCCGCCATGATCGACGCGATGTTCCGCCGCGTCCGGACCAAGCGGGTCAGCACTCCGATACTGGTCCTGGGTGCCACGGAGGACGGCTTGGTCAGCCGCGCCGAGGTCCGCGCCACCGCGCGCGCTTACGGGACGCAGGCGCAATTCTTCCCCAACATGGGCCACAACATGATGATGGAGCCGGGCTGGGTGGACGTGGCCCAACGGATCCACGCCTGGCTGCAGCAGCGCGACCCGCTCATGTCGTAA
- a CDS encoding nuclear transport factor 2 family protein — protein MLSLAEISDRLEIQQLLVDYSTAIDQRRFDDLDNVFTPDAYIDYRELGGIDGRYPEVKKWLSEVLPNFPVYAHMLGNFSVRIDGDTASSRVICFNPMVLPGDKDQVLFCGLWYDDEFLRTAEGWRMTRRVETKTFQKVI, from the coding sequence ATGTTAAGCCTGGCCGAGATTTCGGACCGCCTGGAGATCCAGCAGCTTCTGGTCGACTACTCCACCGCCATCGATCAGCGACGCTTCGACGATCTGGACAACGTCTTCACTCCGGACGCCTACATCGATTACCGCGAACTGGGCGGCATCGACGGGCGTTACCCCGAAGTCAAGAAGTGGCTGTCGGAAGTGTTGCCCAACTTCCCGGTCTACGCGCACATGCTGGGCAACTTCTCGGTCCGCATCGACGGAGACACCGCCTCGTCCCGGGTCATCTGCTTCAACCCGATGGTGTTGCCCGGGGACAAGGACCAGGTCCTGTTCTGCGGGCTGTGGTACGACGACGAGTTCCTCCGCACGGCCGAGGGATGGCGGATGACGCGACGGGTGGAGACCAAGACCTTCCAGAAGGTCATCTGA
- the ffh gene encoding signal recognition particle protein, with amino-acid sequence MFESLSDRLTGALQGLRGKGRLTDADIDATTREIRLALLEADVSLPVVRAFVHRIKERARGAEVSGALNPAQQVVKIVNEELIGILGGQTRELVFAKTPPTVIMLAGLQGSGKTTLAGKLAARLRSQGHTPLLVACDLQRPAAVNQLQVVGQRAGVPVFAPHPGASPESGPGDPVAVAAAGLEEARSKHFDVVIVDTAGRLGIDSELMAQAAAIRDAVDPDEVLFVLDAMIGQDAVATAQAFGEGVGFTGVVLTKLDGDARGGAALSVREVTGVPILFASTGEKLEDFDVFHPDRMASRILGMGDVLSLIEQAEQVFDAQQAEEAAAKIGAGELTLEDFLEQMLAVRKMGPIGNLLGMLPGAGQMKDALAEIDDKQLDRVQAIIRGMTPQERADPKIINASRRLRIANGSGVTVSEVNQLVDRFFEARKMMSSMLGGMGIPGMGRKSATRKSKAAKGKAGKKGKKGGARGPTPPKVKSPFGAGMPGMGMPGMPAGFPDLSQMPEGLNELPPGLADFDLSKLKFPGNPGRK; translated from the coding sequence GTGTTTGAATCGCTGTCCGACCGGTTGACCGGTGCCCTTCAAGGGCTGCGCGGCAAGGGCCGACTGACCGACGCCGATATCGACGCCACTACCCGCGAGATTCGGCTGGCGCTACTGGAAGCCGACGTGTCGTTGCCGGTGGTTCGCGCGTTCGTGCACCGGATCAAGGAACGGGCCCGCGGCGCCGAGGTGTCCGGTGCCCTCAACCCGGCGCAACAAGTCGTCAAGATCGTCAACGAAGAGCTCATCGGCATCCTCGGCGGTCAGACCCGCGAGTTGGTGTTCGCCAAGACGCCGCCGACGGTGATCATGCTGGCCGGTCTGCAGGGTTCCGGTAAGACGACGCTGGCCGGCAAGCTCGCCGCACGACTGCGCAGCCAAGGGCACACGCCGCTGCTGGTGGCTTGTGACCTGCAGCGGCCTGCCGCGGTGAACCAGTTGCAGGTCGTTGGGCAGCGGGCCGGTGTGCCGGTGTTCGCGCCGCACCCCGGGGCTTCTCCGGAATCCGGCCCCGGTGACCCGGTCGCCGTCGCGGCGGCCGGTCTGGAAGAGGCCCGGTCGAAGCACTTCGACGTCGTCATCGTCGACACCGCGGGTCGGTTGGGTATCGACTCGGAGCTGATGGCGCAGGCCGCTGCCATCCGCGACGCCGTCGACCCCGACGAAGTCCTGTTCGTCCTTGACGCGATGATCGGCCAGGACGCCGTGGCCACCGCGCAGGCGTTCGGCGAGGGCGTCGGCTTCACCGGTGTGGTTCTGACCAAGCTTGACGGTGACGCCCGCGGCGGCGCGGCGCTGTCCGTGCGAGAAGTGACCGGCGTTCCCATCCTCTTCGCCTCCACCGGGGAAAAGCTCGAAGACTTCGACGTCTTCCACCCCGACCGCATGGCCAGCCGCATCCTGGGCATGGGCGACGTGCTGAGCCTGATCGAGCAGGCCGAGCAGGTCTTCGACGCCCAACAAGCGGAAGAGGCCGCCGCCAAGATCGGCGCCGGCGAGCTGACGCTCGAGGACTTCCTCGAGCAGATGCTGGCCGTACGCAAGATGGGCCCGATCGGCAACCTGCTGGGCATGCTGCCCGGCGCCGGCCAGATGAAAGACGCGCTGGCCGAAATCGACGACAAACAGCTCGACCGGGTGCAGGCGATCATCCGCGGCATGACCCCGCAAGAACGGGCCGACCCCAAGATCATCAACGCCTCGCGACGGTTGCGTATCGCCAACGGCTCGGGGGTGACGGTGTCGGAGGTCAACCAGCTCGTCGACCGCTTCTTCGAAGCACGCAAGATGATGTCGTCGATGCTCGGCGGCATGGGCATTCCCGGCATGGGCCGTAAGTCCGCGACGCGGAAAAGCAAGGCCGCCAAGGGCAAGGCGGGCAAGAAGGGCAAGAAGGGCGGCGCCCGCGGGCCGACACCGCCGAAGGTCAAGAGTCCCTTCGGCGCCGGAATGCCGGGCATGGGCATGCCGGGGATGCCGGCAGGCTTCCCCGACTTGTCGCAGATGCCCGAAGGCCTCAATGAGCTGCCGCCCGGCTTGGCCGACTTCGACCTGTCCAAGCTGAAGTTCCCGGGCAACCCCGGCCGGAAGTAG
- the rimM gene encoding ribosome maturation factor RimM (Essential for efficient processing of 16S rRNA), which yields MELIVGRVVKAHGVTGEIVVEVRTDDPEIRFAPGNTLHAKPSRGDGPERDYVVDSVRAHGGRLLMRLDGVDDRNGADALRGMLFVIDSEDLPPIDEPDTFYDHQLEGLRVFTIAGQEVGVVAEVLHTAAGELLAVKSDAGEVLVPFVSAIVTSVSLEAGTLEIDPPEGLLDMG from the coding sequence ATGGAGCTGATCGTCGGGCGCGTGGTCAAGGCGCACGGGGTGACCGGCGAGATCGTGGTCGAGGTTCGCACCGACGACCCGGAGATCCGGTTCGCACCGGGAAACACCCTGCACGCCAAGCCATCTCGTGGTGACGGTCCCGAGCGCGACTATGTCGTCGACAGTGTGCGCGCGCACGGCGGGCGGTTGTTGATGCGTCTGGACGGTGTCGACGACCGCAACGGCGCCGACGCGCTGCGCGGCATGTTGTTCGTCATCGACTCCGAGGACCTGCCGCCGATCGACGAGCCGGACACCTTCTACGACCATCAGCTCGAAGGGCTGCGGGTTTTCACCATCGCAGGCCAGGAGGTCGGTGTGGTGGCCGAGGTGTTGCACACCGCCGCAGGCGAACTGTTGGCAGTCAAGAGTGACGCCGGTGAAGTGCTGGTGCCGTTCGTCAGCGCGATCGTCACCTCGGTGTCGCTGGAGGCGGGCACCCTGGAGATCGACCCGCCTGAAGGTCTGCTGGATATGGGCTGA
- the trmD gene encoding tRNA (guanosine(37)-N1)-methyltransferase TrmD, translated as MRIDVVTIFPAFLDPLRESLPGKAIASGLVDLQVHDLRRWTHDVHHSVDDAPYGGGPGMVMKAPVWGAALDEICSPETLLVVPTPAGRLFTQDTAQRWSAHAHLVFACGRYEGIDQRVIDDAARRMPVAEVSIGDYVLPGGESAAVVMIEAVLRLVPGVLGNPASHQQDSFSPGQERLLEGPSYTRPPSWRGLDVPDVLLSGDHARIAAWRREVSLQRTRERRPDLLD; from the coding sequence GTGCGCATCGACGTAGTCACCATTTTTCCGGCCTTCCTCGACCCGTTGCGAGAATCGTTGCCCGGCAAGGCCATAGCGTCGGGTCTGGTCGACCTGCAGGTGCATGACCTGCGACGCTGGACCCACGACGTGCATCATTCGGTGGACGACGCGCCCTATGGCGGTGGTCCCGGGATGGTGATGAAGGCCCCGGTGTGGGGCGCGGCGTTGGACGAGATCTGTTCGCCGGAAACGCTTCTGGTGGTTCCGACGCCGGCCGGGAGGTTGTTCACCCAGGACACCGCCCAGCGCTGGAGCGCGCACGCGCATCTGGTGTTCGCGTGTGGCCGTTACGAAGGCATCGACCAGCGGGTGATCGACGATGCCGCCCGGCGGATGCCCGTGGCAGAGGTCTCGATCGGTGACTACGTGTTGCCCGGCGGGGAATCGGCGGCCGTGGTGATGATCGAAGCGGTGCTCCGGCTGGTTCCGGGTGTCCTGGGCAATCCCGCGTCCCATCAACAGGATTCGTTCTCCCCGGGCCAAGAGCGGCTGTTGGAGGGCCCCAGCTACACCCGGCCGCCGAGCTGGCGCGGTCTGGATGTTCCCGATGTGCTGCTCTCCGGTGACCACGCCCGGATCGCGGCGTGGCGGCGGGAGGTGTCGCTGCAGCGCACCCGGGAACGCCGCCCGGACCTGCTGGACTGA
- a CDS encoding D-alanyl-D-alanine carboxypeptidase family protein, with amino-acid sequence MRKLLAAAAVLFAVATFGAATASADTDVQPVGSVPIPDGPAQTWIVADLDSGQVLAGRDQNVVHPPASTIKVLLALVVLDELNLDSTVLADVADTQVECNCVGVKPGRTYTARQLLDGLLLVSGNDAANTLAHMLGGQDVAVAKMNAKAASLGASNTRAATPSGLDGPGGSGASSAHDLAVIFRAAMANPVFARVTAEPTAMFPGDNGEQPIVNQDELLQRYPGAIGGKTGFTDAARKTFVGAAARGGRRLVIAMMYGLVHAGGPTYWDQAASLFDWGFALSPQSSIGSL; translated from the coding sequence ATGCGAAAGCTCCTGGCCGCGGCCGCCGTGTTGTTCGCGGTCGCCACCTTCGGCGCGGCCACCGCGTCAGCGGACACCGATGTGCAGCCCGTCGGCTCGGTGCCGATCCCGGACGGGCCGGCACAGACCTGGATCGTGGCCGACCTCGACAGCGGTCAGGTGCTGGCCGGGCGCGACCAGAACGTCGTGCACCCCCCGGCCAGCACCATCAAGGTGTTGTTGGCGCTGGTCGTGCTCGACGAACTCAACTTGGATTCGACGGTGCTAGCCGATGTCGCCGACACGCAGGTCGAATGCAACTGTGTCGGCGTCAAGCCGGGCCGTACCTACACCGCGCGCCAACTGCTGGACGGACTCCTGTTGGTTTCCGGCAACGATGCCGCCAACACGCTGGCGCACATGCTGGGCGGGCAGGACGTCGCCGTGGCCAAGATGAATGCCAAGGCGGCGTCACTGGGCGCGTCGAACACCCGCGCGGCCACTCCCTCGGGTCTGGACGGGCCCGGCGGATCGGGGGCCTCGTCGGCGCACGACCTCGCGGTCATCTTCCGCGCGGCCATGGCCAACCCCGTCTTCGCCCGCGTCACCGCTGAGCCGACGGCGATGTTCCCCGGGGACAACGGCGAGCAGCCGATCGTCAACCAGGACGAACTGCTGCAGCGCTATCCCGGTGCCATCGGCGGGAAGACCGGCTTCACCGACGCGGCCCGCAAGACGTTCGTGGGCGCTGCCGCCCGCGGGGGCCGCCGGTTGGTCATCGCGATGATGTACGGCTTGGTACATGCCGGCGGACCGACCTACTGGGATCAGGCGGCCAGCCTGTTCGACTGGGGGTTCGCGCTGAGCCCGCAGTCGAGCATCGGCTCGCTTTAG